A genome region from Psychrobacter jeotgali includes the following:
- a CDS encoding carboxymuconolactone decarboxylase family protein: MPNQANYEKGLKVRTQVMGGDHVKRSLDSATPFTQPLQDWIIEHAWGSTWQDDSILPRKYRSLITIAFLIAQKSPNELKGHIRGAINNGASVSEIQEVLMHSLPYCGAPATQEAFRAAIEILNELNIDLNKIDN, translated from the coding sequence ATGCCAAACCAAGCTAATTATGAAAAAGGTCTAAAAGTGCGCACCCAAGTGATGGGTGGAGATCATGTCAAACGCTCTCTTGATTCTGCAACGCCGTTCACTCAGCCGCTACAAGACTGGATCATTGAACATGCTTGGGGCAGTACATGGCAAGATGATTCAATATTACCGCGCAAATATCGCTCCCTAATTACCATCGCATTTTTGATCGCTCAAAAAAGCCCAAATGAGTTGAAAGGTCATATTCGCGGCGCCATAAACAACGGTGCCAGTGTGTCAGAGATTCAAGAAGTACTCATGCATAGCCTACCGTACTGCGGTGCCCCTGCTACCCAAGAAGCTTTTCGGGCCGCTATAGAGATACTGAATGAACTGAATATTGATTTGAATAAAATTGATAACTGA
- a CDS encoding DUF1850 domain-containing protein — MNKPLNKRWWLSSFPSAALIVALVVFILLVIFILWAVFSRQSVIEVQTEGDSGFKGSGKTVCYFVEADFELRWMHSVEKQWWEEQYQRKDDGLLLTTTYFQAFGAGTPSTEALAPIQKPGYLGYQIDEKLPKLNWVVSRLTKGELNYGDQRILIHQWVPDYSEIAITPKAYSLMDRFKKDFCHELPSDGS; from the coding sequence ATGAACAAGCCGCTAAATAAACGCTGGTGGTTATCCTCGTTCCCTAGCGCAGCATTAATTGTTGCGTTAGTTGTTTTTATACTACTAGTTATCTTTATACTATGGGCAGTGTTTAGCCGCCAGTCGGTCATCGAAGTACAAACTGAGGGCGATAGTGGCTTTAAAGGATCAGGCAAAACGGTCTGTTATTTCGTTGAAGCCGACTTTGAGCTGCGCTGGATGCATTCGGTAGAAAAGCAGTGGTGGGAGGAGCAGTATCAACGTAAAGATGATGGGCTGTTGTTAACCACTACTTATTTTCAAGCTTTTGGGGCAGGGACGCCATCGACCGAAGCGCTTGCACCCATCCAAAAACCAGGCTATTTAGGCTATCAAATCGATGAGAAACTGCCTAAGCTTAATTGGGTAGTGTCAAGGCTTACTAAAGGTGAGCTTAATTATGGCGACCAGCGAATTCTGATTCACCAATGGGTGCCGGATTATTCCGAGATAGCCATTACACCCAAAGCCTATAGTTTAATGGATAGATTTAAAAAGGATTTTTGCCATGAGCTCCCAAGTGACGGATCATGA
- the lipA gene encoding lipoyl synthase: MTIAVQTHVPAAKAKPKKAVQGEKLRGYDKVARIPIKVIPTVEAKKKPDWIRVKMSSPAEVARIKATLRKQKLYTVCEEAACPNLPQCFADGTATFMIMGDICTRRCPFCDVAHGRPNNLDPDEPRHTAETILGLGLKYAVITSVDRDDLKDGGAQHFVDVINESKALSPNCLIEILVPDFRGRMDIALDLLTETAPDVFNHNIETVPRLYKAFRPGSDYQHSLDLLKLYKKRRPDIATKCGFMVGLGETEEEIYALLDDLKAHNVDMVTVGQYLQPSKNHAPVDRYVHPDEFQRYMDYGKKIGLFSVWAGPMVRSSYFADRQYYGEDCPAPVRSKKALEAEGKTEGKLGC, encoded by the coding sequence ATGACAATTGCCGTTCAAACCCATGTTCCTGCTGCCAAAGCAAAGCCCAAAAAAGCCGTTCAAGGCGAAAAGCTGCGCGGCTACGATAAAGTAGCGCGCATCCCTATTAAAGTAATCCCAACGGTCGAAGCGAAGAAAAAGCCCGATTGGATTCGAGTCAAGATGTCATCGCCAGCTGAGGTAGCGCGCATCAAAGCCACCTTACGTAAGCAAAAGCTCTATACCGTTTGCGAAGAGGCTGCCTGCCCCAACTTGCCGCAGTGCTTTGCCGATGGTACCGCCACCTTTATGATTATGGGTGATATCTGTACGCGCCGCTGTCCATTCTGCGATGTGGCACATGGTCGTCCTAATAATTTAGATCCGGATGAGCCGCGCCATACCGCTGAGACTATATTAGGTTTAGGACTTAAATATGCGGTGATCACCTCGGTAGATCGTGATGATCTAAAAGATGGCGGGGCCCAGCATTTTGTCGATGTGATTAATGAATCAAAGGCGCTGAGCCCGAACTGTTTGATTGAAATACTGGTGCCAGATTTCCGTGGTCGTATGGATATCGCTTTGGATTTATTAACCGAAACTGCACCCGATGTCTTTAACCATAACATTGAGACTGTGCCGCGTTTATATAAAGCCTTCCGCCCGGGTTCTGATTACCAGCATTCGCTTGATTTGCTCAAGCTCTATAAAAAGCGCCGTCCAGATATCGCTACCAAATGCGGCTTTATGGTCGGACTGGGTGAAACTGAAGAAGAGATATACGCCCTACTCGATGACCTAAAAGCACATAACGTCGATATGGTAACCGTTGGTCAGTATTTGCAGCCCAGTAAAAATCATGCGCCGGTTGATCGCTATGTCCATCCCGACGAGTTCCAACGCTATATGGATTATGGTAAAAAAATTGGTTTATTTAGCGTATGGGCAGGTCCAATGGTACGCTCAAGCTACTTTGCTGATCGTCAATATTATGGCGAAGATTGCCCTGCTCCTGTACGTAGTAAAAAAGCACTTGAGGCAGAAGGTAAAACTGAAGGCAAACTTGGTTGTTAA
- a CDS encoding DUF805 domain-containing protein, protein MIDPRENKTTLDKVYQPPSTNPTIDNNDIYAAEENYSIIDWFKKSLRNYTNFSGRARRKEYWYFVLVHTVLMFITSMIDAMLFDSGFPLFYGIVALGLFVPGLAVTIRRLHDTSRSGWWVLLSLIPLIGSIVLLIFFVSQTKFETNQWGPPAK, encoded by the coding sequence ATGATAGATCCTAGAGAAAACAAAACTACGCTTGATAAGGTTTACCAGCCCCCATCAACTAATCCTACTATCGATAATAATGATATTTATGCCGCAGAAGAAAATTATAGTATTATCGATTGGTTCAAAAAATCACTGAGAAATTATACCAATTTTTCTGGTCGAGCTCGGCGGAAAGAATACTGGTATTTTGTACTGGTACATACGGTGCTGATGTTCATTACTTCAATGATTGATGCTATGTTGTTTGATTCAGGGTTTCCTTTGTTCTATGGAATAGTGGCGTTGGGTCTGTTCGTACCGGGTTTGGCGGTTACTATTCGCAGACTGCATGATACCAGCCGCTCAGGATGGTGGGTTTTGTTATCGCTTATCCCGCTTATAGGTTCTATTGTGTTGTTGATATTCTTCGTTAGCCAAACCAAATTTGAGACCAATCAATGGGGGCCTCCAGCTAAGTAA
- the acnB gene encoding bifunctional aconitate hydratase 2/2-methylisocitrate dehydratase: MLEAYRKHVAERAEQGTVPLPLNEQQVAQLVELLKNPPAGENEFLMDLLENRIPAGVDQAAYVKAAFLAAILKGEATSPLIDKKKAIEILGTMQGGYNVQPLVAALDDADVAQDAAEALKKTLLVFDAFNDVTEKAEAGNDIAKEVIQSWADAEWFLNRAEVPKKSTYTAFKVTGETNTDDLSPAQDAWSRPDIPLHSLAMHKNSRDGITADEEGVVGPMKQIEALKEKGHPLAYVGDVVGTGSSRKSATNSVLWLMGEDIPNVPNKRGGGLVLGNNIAPIFFNTMEDSGALPIEKVAVDNIDMGDVFDIYPHDGKITKHDSDEVISEFKLNSPTLLDEVRAGGRIPLIVGRGLTNRAREYMGLGHSDVFAKPEEPADTGKGFTLAQKMVGKACGLEGVRPGMYCEPKMTTVGSQDTTGPMTRDELKDLACLGFQADLVMQSFCHTAAYPKPVDVETQHTLPDFIMNRGGVSLRPGDGIIHSWLNRMLLPDTVGTGGDSHTRFPMGISFPAGSGLVAFAAATGVMPLDMPESVRVRFVGERQPGITLRDLVHAIPYQAIKEGYLTVDKKGKINEFNGRILEIEGLEDLTAEQAFELSDASAERSAAGCTITLSEESVTEYLNSNITLLKWMISEGYGDARTISRRVEQMQEWLANPSLMRADEDAEYAIDMTIDMSEIKEPILCCPNDPDDAKTLADVAGDTIDEVFIGSCMTNIGHFRAAGKLLQDVPAGSLKTRLWIAPPTKMDARQLMEEGYYNIYAQAGARTEMPGCSLCMGNQARIAPNSTAVSTSTRNFPNRLGQGADVYLASAELAAVAAVLGKLPTNDEYQQYAGMLNSMGDEVYQYMNFDRMEEYTEEADKINVAQLT; this comes from the coding sequence GTGTTAGAAGCTTATCGTAAACATGTCGCAGAACGTGCCGAACAAGGAACGGTTCCCCTTCCACTTAATGAGCAGCAAGTAGCCCAATTGGTTGAGCTTCTCAAAAACCCACCAGCCGGTGAAAATGAGTTCTTGATGGACTTGTTAGAGAATCGTATTCCTGCTGGGGTTGACCAAGCTGCTTATGTGAAAGCTGCTTTTTTGGCTGCTATCCTTAAGGGTGAAGCAACGTCGCCACTTATCGATAAGAAAAAAGCGATTGAAATCCTAGGTACTATGCAAGGCGGCTACAACGTTCAGCCATTAGTTGCTGCGCTAGATGATGCCGATGTTGCTCAAGACGCTGCCGAAGCTTTGAAAAAGACTTTGCTGGTATTTGATGCCTTCAACGACGTCACTGAAAAAGCTGAAGCGGGTAATGACATCGCTAAAGAAGTTATCCAATCTTGGGCTGATGCTGAATGGTTCTTAAACCGTGCAGAAGTTCCTAAAAAGTCAACTTACACTGCATTCAAAGTTACTGGTGAAACTAACACCGATGACTTATCACCTGCACAAGATGCATGGAGCCGTCCGGACATTCCACTACATTCATTAGCTATGCACAAAAACTCTCGCGACGGCATTACTGCTGATGAAGAAGGCGTAGTGGGTCCAATGAAGCAGATCGAAGCGCTTAAAGAAAAAGGCCATCCCTTAGCTTATGTTGGTGATGTAGTAGGTACCGGCTCTAGCCGCAAATCTGCGACCAACTCAGTATTATGGCTGATGGGCGAAGATATTCCTAATGTGCCAAATAAACGCGGCGGTGGTCTAGTACTTGGTAACAATATCGCTCCTATCTTCTTTAACACTATGGAAGATTCTGGCGCTTTGCCTATCGAAAAAGTTGCTGTTGACAATATCGATATGGGTGATGTGTTTGATATCTATCCGCATGATGGCAAAATCACCAAGCATGATTCTGATGAAGTGATCTCTGAGTTTAAACTCAACTCACCAACTTTGCTTGATGAAGTGCGTGCTGGTGGCCGTATTCCATTAATCGTTGGTCGCGGATTGACTAATCGCGCACGTGAATATATGGGTCTTGGTCATTCAGATGTGTTTGCTAAGCCAGAAGAGCCTGCCGATACTGGTAAAGGCTTTACGCTTGCTCAAAAAATGGTCGGAAAAGCTTGTGGTCTAGAAGGCGTACGTCCGGGTATGTACTGTGAGCCTAAGATGACTACCGTTGGCTCGCAAGATACTACTGGTCCGATGACTCGTGATGAGCTAAAAGACTTGGCATGCTTGGGTTTCCAAGCGGATCTTGTGATGCAGTCATTCTGTCATACCGCCGCTTATCCAAAGCCAGTTGACGTTGAGACTCAGCACACCCTACCTGACTTTATCATGAACCGCGGCGGCGTGAGCTTACGCCCGGGTGATGGTATTATCCATAGCTGGTTGAACCGTATGCTGCTTCCAGATACCGTTGGTACGGGTGGTGATTCGCATACCCGTTTCCCAATGGGTATCTCGTTCCCAGCCGGTTCTGGTCTGGTTGCATTTGCTGCAGCGACTGGTGTTATGCCACTTGATATGCCTGAGTCTGTGCGTGTGCGCTTCGTTGGCGAGCGCCAGCCTGGTATCACCTTGCGTGACCTAGTCCATGCGATTCCTTATCAAGCTATCAAAGAAGGTTATTTGACCGTTGATAAAAAAGGTAAAATCAATGAGTTCAACGGCCGTATTCTTGAGATTGAAGGTCTAGAAGACCTAACGGCTGAGCAAGCGTTTGAATTATCTGATGCCTCAGCTGAGCGTAGTGCTGCTGGTTGTACGATTACCTTATCTGAAGAGTCAGTGACTGAGTATTTAAACTCAAACATCACGCTTCTAAAGTGGATGATCTCAGAAGGCTATGGCGACGCGCGTACCATTAGCCGCCGTGTTGAGCAAATGCAAGAATGGCTAGCTAATCCAAGCCTAATGCGTGCTGACGAAGATGCAGAATACGCTATCGATATGACTATCGATATGTCTGAGATTAAAGAGCCAATCCTGTGCTGCCCGAACGATCCAGACGATGCTAAAACTTTGGCTGACGTTGCTGGCGATACCATTGATGAAGTATTCATTGGTTCATGTATGACTAACATTGGTCACTTCCGTGCGGCGGGTAAATTGCTACAAGACGTCCCAGCAGGTAGCCTCAAGACTCGTCTATGGATTGCGCCACCGACGAAGATGGATGCGCGTCAGTTGATGGAAGAGGGTTACTACAATATTTATGCACAAGCCGGCGCTCGTACTGAGATGCCAGGTTGTTCACTATGTATGGGTAACCAAGCACGTATCGCCCCGAACTCTACGGCGGTATCGACCTCAACCCGTAACTTCCCGAACCGTTTGGGTCAAGGCGCTGACGTTTACCTAGCTTCTGCCGAGCTTGCAGCGGTAGCCGCGGTACTGGGTAAACTGCCAACTAACGATGAATATCAGCAGTACGCTGGCATGCTCAACAGCATGGGCGATGAAGTCTATCAGTACATGAACTTCGACCGTATGGAAGAGTACACTGAAGAAGCGGATAAGATTAACGTTGCTCAGTTGACTTAG
- a CDS encoding TAXI family TRAP transporter solute-binding subunit: MLASSLAFTACSDTDNETATASDPAVTTESETQSTPSSTASDKLDTKFVTIATGGASGPYNIIGTSLSEVYAKTFGVNSKTQTTGASVENVNLLTQGKVDMVLALSDVVTDAVVGENNFDQPISNIQQIAVLYPNVVQVVTTKDSGIKNIEDLRGKRIAVGDQGSGTEVNARTLLEGFGITYDDVEVDYLGFAEAADGMKAGKIEAAFFSSGLPNSSLMELEQGLDLQLITINQDKLNEIIATKPYFKTFEIPVGTYGNETAIPTAAIMNALMVRSDLSEDDGYKLTKALFENLDGLKTAHQAANDISLDTANVGMVAPIHPGAKKYYDEQAAK, encoded by the coding sequence ATGCTAGCCTCTAGCTTAGCATTCACTGCTTGTTCAGATACTGATAATGAAACGGCGACAGCCTCTGATCCAGCGGTGACCACCGAATCAGAAACACAATCAACGCCATCATCTACCGCTAGCGACAAGCTCGATACCAAGTTCGTTACTATCGCAACCGGCGGTGCATCAGGTCCTTATAATATCATTGGTACCTCATTATCAGAGGTTTATGCCAAAACTTTTGGGGTTAACTCAAAAACCCAGACCACCGGCGCATCTGTTGAAAACGTCAATCTGCTAACCCAAGGTAAAGTCGATATGGTACTGGCACTGAGCGATGTCGTTACTGATGCTGTGGTTGGTGAAAATAACTTTGATCAGCCGATAAGTAATATTCAACAAATTGCCGTGTTGTATCCTAATGTAGTGCAAGTTGTCACTACCAAAGATTCTGGTATCAAAAATATTGAAGATTTGCGCGGTAAGCGTATTGCAGTAGGCGACCAAGGTTCAGGCACTGAAGTCAACGCTCGTACTCTATTGGAAGGCTTTGGCATTACTTATGATGATGTGGAAGTAGACTATTTAGGCTTCGCTGAAGCTGCTGATGGTATGAAAGCGGGCAAAATTGAAGCGGCGTTCTTTAGTAGCGGTCTGCCTAACTCATCATTGATGGAGCTTGAGCAGGGCTTAGATTTGCAGTTAATCACTATTAATCAAGATAAGCTTAATGAGATCATCGCCACCAAGCCTTATTTCAAGACCTTTGAGATACCTGTAGGCACTTATGGTAACGAAACAGCTATCCCAACCGCCGCTATTATGAACGCTTTAATGGTGCGCTCTGATCTGTCTGAAGATGACGGTTATAAGCTTACCAAAGCACTATTTGAGAACTTGGATGGTCTAAAAACAGCCCACCAAGCGGCTAACGATATCAGCTTAGATACCGCTAACGTCGGCATGGTAGCGCCTATTCATCCGGGCGCCAAAAAGTATTACGATGAACAAGCCGCTAAATAA
- a CDS encoding PACE efflux transporter, whose amino-acid sequence MITLSPLKRRIVYVVIFEIIAIIASTFVLMLLSGGDAAESLPVAVMVSLAAVIWNFIYNTAFEAWERRRRAAQRTLLIRVIHAVGFEGGLVLICLPLYMIWYDVSVIKAFKMEAALLLFFLVYTFIFTLIFDKIFTLPYQQKSDSASNA is encoded by the coding sequence GTGATTACTTTATCTCCGCTAAAACGTCGTATCGTTTATGTGGTCATTTTTGAGATTATTGCTATTATTGCATCTACCTTTGTGTTGATGCTGCTAAGTGGTGGCGATGCTGCAGAATCCTTGCCGGTAGCGGTGATGGTGTCATTGGCAGCAGTCATTTGGAATTTTATTTATAACACCGCTTTTGAGGCTTGGGAGCGTCGCCGGCGGGCAGCGCAGCGTACACTCTTGATACGGGTTATTCATGCTGTAGGTTTTGAAGGCGGGTTGGTACTAATTTGCTTACCGTTATACATGATATGGTACGATGTGAGTGTGATAAAAGCTTTCAAGATGGAAGCTGCATTACTATTATTCTTTTTGGTTTATACTTTTATCTTTACTTTGATCTTTGACAAGATATTTACCTTACCCTATCAGCAGAAGTCAGACTCTGCTTCTAACGCATAA
- a CDS encoding TRAP transporter permease, giving the protein MSDNRVDESIHSPDQADTHVDTELEVQAHNQAILEKYDRESITRQITQGPVKYFIAGICILYSLFHLYITFNPMPALLQRSVHVGVGFALIFLIFPASKKSSRQRVAWYDWIWFALSLSGMSYLIYEYQDIVTSRGGMANQVDVIFSIITVICVLEGSRRITGWILPILASIFLAYPFVSHFDFMPDRLLTRPYDMGDIFGQLFLKTEGLYSVAIGASVTFIFLFILFGAFLARSGMGQLFNDLALALAGDKKGGPAKVAVISSGFMGSINGSALSNVVSTGAFTIPLMKKVGYHKDFAGAVEASASVGGQILPPIMGASAFIMAETTGLPYSTIALAALLPAVLYYLGVIAQVHFRAGRRDLKGIAKESLPRVKDVLKARGHMLLPIVFLIYLLIKNVPVGYAAAYTIGFTVVISMLRKETRMGVSDILGALEDGARQSLAVMAACAVVGVIIGVVSLTSFGTVMTSSIVTLGAGSLFLTLILTMLASMVLGMGLPSIPAYIITATMAAPALAGFDIPILSAHMFVFYFGIFANITPPVCLAAFAGAGISGGDPMKTGFLSLKLALAGFIVPFMFIYNPTMLMIDPTGLAVTAKDFPLPPIVDIVTVVVTSVTGVIALSVALEGFFRGVMNPVTRAILAIGALLLIYPEITTGLIGGFIVLMIAVWNIKTSGKPTPTLVV; this is encoded by the coding sequence ATGTCAGATAACAGGGTTGACGAGTCTATTCATTCCCCCGACCAAGCGGATACCCATGTTGATACTGAGCTTGAAGTACAGGCTCACAATCAAGCTATATTAGAAAAGTACGACCGTGAATCAATTACTCGCCAAATCACCCAAGGTCCAGTCAAATATTTTATCGCTGGGATTTGTATCTTATATTCCCTCTTTCATTTATATATCACTTTTAATCCGATGCCTGCATTATTACAGCGCTCCGTGCACGTAGGCGTTGGTTTTGCCCTTATATTTTTGATTTTTCCGGCTAGTAAAAAGAGTAGTCGCCAGCGTGTGGCTTGGTACGATTGGATTTGGTTTGCGTTGTCCTTATCAGGGATGAGCTACCTTATCTATGAATATCAAGATATTGTCACCTCGCGTGGCGGTATGGCCAATCAAGTTGATGTGATATTTTCTATTATCACAGTGATTTGTGTACTTGAAGGTAGTCGCCGAATTACCGGCTGGATTTTGCCCATATTGGCATCGATATTTTTGGCTTATCCGTTTGTTAGTCATTTCGACTTTATGCCTGATCGCTTACTGACACGCCCTTATGATATGGGCGATATCTTTGGTCAATTGTTTTTAAAGACCGAAGGCTTATATTCTGTTGCTATCGGTGCGTCGGTAACTTTTATCTTTTTGTTCATTCTATTTGGGGCGTTTTTAGCGCGTTCCGGTATGGGGCAGCTGTTTAACGATTTAGCCTTGGCGCTGGCAGGGGACAAAAAAGGCGGGCCTGCCAAAGTAGCAGTAATCTCCAGCGGCTTTATGGGCAGTATTAATGGTTCAGCCTTATCAAACGTCGTTAGCACCGGTGCTTTTACTATTCCTTTGATGAAAAAGGTCGGTTATCATAAAGATTTTGCCGGAGCGGTAGAAGCAAGTGCATCAGTCGGCGGGCAAATATTGCCGCCTATTATGGGCGCCAGTGCCTTTATTATGGCAGAAACCACAGGCTTGCCTTATAGCACCATTGCTTTGGCCGCCTTATTGCCAGCCGTGCTTTATTATTTAGGCGTTATTGCGCAAGTGCATTTCCGTGCTGGACGCCGCGACTTAAAGGGTATTGCCAAGGAAAGCTTACCTCGAGTCAAGGATGTATTAAAAGCACGCGGACATATGTTACTGCCTATTGTGTTTTTGATTTACTTGTTAATTAAAAACGTCCCTGTAGGTTACGCTGCTGCTTATACTATTGGTTTTACCGTGGTAATTAGTATGCTGCGTAAAGAAACCCGTATGGGGGTTAGTGATATTTTGGGTGCTTTAGAAGATGGCGCTCGCCAATCACTAGCGGTAATGGCAGCGTGTGCGGTGGTCGGGGTGATTATTGGGGTAGTGAGTTTAACCAGCTTTGGTACGGTAATGACCTCATCTATCGTAACCTTGGGGGCAGGATCATTATTTCTCACCCTTATTTTAACCATGCTAGCGTCAATGGTGCTCGGGATGGGACTGCCGTCTATTCCAGCCTATATTATTACCGCCACCATGGCCGCACCGGCTTTGGCTGGATTTGATATTCCTATTTTATCGGCGCACATGTTTGTCTTCTACTTCGGTATTTTTGCTAATATTACCCCGCCAGTCTGTCTCGCCGCCTTTGCAGGTGCAGGTATATCAGGCGGCGATCCGATGAAGACAGGATTCTTGTCGCTAAAACTAGCGCTAGCTGGATTTATCGTGCCCTTTATGTTTATCTACAACCCAACCATGCTGATGATAGATCCTACAGGGTTGGCGGTGACGGCAAAAGATTTCCCGCTACCTCCTATTGTTGATATCGTGACGGTGGTGGTGACTTCTGTGACCGGAGTTATCGCTTTAAGTGTAGCCTTGGAAGGTTTTTTTAGAGGTGTTATGAATCCGGTAACCCGTGCCATATTAGCGATTGGTGCGTTGCTGCTCATTTACCCTGAGATAACTACCGGGTTAATAGGCGGGTTTATAGTATTGATGATTGCGGTTTGGAATATAAAAACCAGTGGCAAGCCAACGCCGACTTTAGTAGTATAA
- a CDS encoding GFA family protein has protein sequence MSSKFIPQQGSCSCYSNTYTINHTPIERFICHCTICQEYTGQAYNDVTILLKSDVDDLNLIRTKFRRWKLPPNISRGLCTRCNKPSIEKAVGGNLILIPTSNYPDVTALPKPTMHLFYNRRVEDIEDNLPKYKGFIQSQAMIVKALAQGMYKRVAKR, from the coding sequence ATGAGCAGTAAATTTATTCCACAACAAGGCTCTTGCTCCTGTTATAGCAATACTTATACTATTAATCATACCCCTATTGAACGCTTTATTTGCCACTGCACTATTTGTCAAGAATATACTGGTCAGGCTTATAATGATGTGACAATTTTACTCAAGTCAGATGTAGATGACTTAAACTTGATTAGAACCAAGTTTCGCCGCTGGAAACTACCGCCCAATATTAGCCGAGGGCTTTGTACTCGCTGTAATAAACCTAGTATAGAGAAAGCAGTGGGTGGCAATCTGATCCTGATACCTACGAGCAATTATCCTGATGTAACCGCCTTGCCCAAGCCTACTATGCATCTATTTTATAATCGGCGTGTTGAGGATATAGAAGACAACTTGCCCAAGTATAAGGGTTTTATACAAAGTCAGGCCATGATAGTAAAAGCTCTTGCGCAGGGTATGTATAAAAGAGTGGCTAAACGTTAG